AGTGTGAACTGCTAATACTACATTTAAACATCTCAGAATTGGCATTGGTGATAGTTGGTTTGTTGATGGTTGTGAATGGTCTATGAATACTTCTACGTCTGGACTATGAATACTTCTACGTCTGGTCTGTGAATTCTTCTACGTCTGGTCTATGAATACTTCTGCGTCTGGTCTATGAATACTTCTGCGTCTGGTCTATGAATACTTCTGCGTCTGGTCTATGAATACTTCTGCGTCTGGTCTATGAATACTTCTGCGTCTGGTCTATGAATACTTCTGCATCTGGTCTATGAATACTTCTGCGTCTGGTCTGTGAATTCTTCTACGTCTGGTCTGTGAATACTTCTACGTCTGGTCTGTGAATACTTCTACGTCTGGTCTGTGAAAACTTCTACGTCTGGTCTGTGAATACTTCTACGTCTGGACTGTGAATACTTCTACGTCTGGTCTATGAATACTTCTACGTCTGGTCTATGAATACTTCTACGTCTGCAAACGTCTACCCACAATGACCGACACACCACTACGATATCTTGGATTAGTTCCCATTAAACATGTACTATATCAGTGTGCTTGCTTGGGAGTCTAACCGTTTATATTGTTACAATTGCAATACATTACAGAGGCTGAATCAGTCCCAGAACAAGAATTGGACTCAACTGTGGATCTAAAaggttagaaatgtaaaatgtattgtactataaaaaaaagatatagtTTGATATGTGGGGACATTCTTATGTAGACAGAGTTCCagtatatgtatgtttgtgtggctgtcagaggtgtacaaagtacaGAGTGAACTCTGCTCTGCTGTGTTCACCGGTTTAGAGACGTTCGAATATGAATGGAGGCATTTTCATGTTATGTTGATGACCACACGCGTATGGTTGTGGTTTCTTTCAGAGGAGCCAGTGGTGATGGAAAAGAAAACTCTACAAGAAGAATCAGAGGGTGTGTGCACCAATACACAATGTTATTCACACTatgcattaaaacagacatgacTTAAACCTGTTTGCATCCGTTAAACGCATTTGTTAAACTTACATCTATTAAGGTTCTTCGCTAACTAACATCCAACTGTCTAATAGTAATCAAATGCGGGCCGGACTTGTGTGTGGTGAGGCCCtatttcagacagacaggcttaaAGTGACGACAGCTCAATGCAGCTGTCACATATACAGgcgctggtcataaaattagaatatcatcaaaaagtttatttatctcagtaattccattcaaaaagtgaaacttgtatattatattcattcattacacacagactgatatatttcaaatgtttatgtcttttaattgtgatgataactgacaactaatgaaaatcccaaattcagtatctcagaaaatttgaatattacttaagaccaatacaaaaaaaggatttcttgaaatgttggccaactgaaaagtatgaacatgaaaagtatgagaatgtacagcactcaatacttagttggggctcctttagcctgaattactgcagcaatgcggcgtggcatgaagtcgatcagtctgtggcactgctcaggtgttatgagagcccaggttgctctgatagtggccttcagctcttctgcattgtttggTTTgacgtatcacatcttcctcttcacaataccccatagattttctatagggttaaagtcaggcgagtttgctggccaaataagaacagggataccatggtccttaaaccaggtactggtatctttggcactgtgtgcaggtgccaagtcctgttggaaaatgacatttgcatctccataaagttggtcagcagcaggaagcatgaagtgctctaaaaccttctggtagacggctgcgttgaccttggacctcagaaaacacagtggaccaacaacagcagatgacatggcaccccaaaccatcactgactgtggaaacttaacactggacttcaagcaacatggattctgtgcttctcctctcttcctccagactctgggaccttgatttccaaagtaaatgcaacatttactttcatcagagaacataactcagcagcagtccagtcctttttgtcgttagcccaggtgagacacttctgacggtgtgttttgttcaagagtggcttgtcacaaggaatgcgacagctgaaacccatctCTTGcttacgtctgtgcgtggtggttcttgaagcactgactccagctgcagtccactcgtTGTAAATCTCCCCCACatatttgaatgggttttgtttcacaatcctctccagggtgaggtttatccctattgcttgtacacttctttctaccacatattttccttcccttcgcctctctattaatgtgcttggacacagagctctgtgaacagccagcctctttagctatgaccttttgtgttttgccctccttgtgcaaggtgtcaatggtcgtcttttggacagctgtcaagtcagcagtcttccccatgattatgttgcctacagaactagactgagagaccatttaaaggcctttgcatgttttttgggttaattagctgattagagtgtggcaccaggtgtcttcagtattgaaccttttcacaatattctaattttctgagataattaatttggggttttcattagttgtcagttataatcatcaaaatgaaaataaataaacacttgaaatatatcagtctgtgtggaatgaatgtatacattatacaagtttcacttttgaattgaattactgaaataaatcaactttttgatatgatattctaattttattacCAGCACCTGTATCTGTGTATGTAGTTAGCCAGTTTCCCACTGCTTCTTCTTATTCAAGGGCAGCAGGAAGGTACGACTGTGACCATCTGTCCTATGCTTCCTAAGGAGGCCTTACTTTTCTGCTGAAAGATGTGTTTGTGCGTTTGACTTTTGACTTCAGAAAATGCTTCAGAGGCATTTCAAGAGGTTCCCTGACTCGCACACTTTGAACGTGTGGTGTTATGTTGAGTGTGTTCTCGTCAGTGACCTACTGTAAATGAGGGCGCTCCTAACAGTGGACTTCTAACAGATGTGTTATTTGTAGACATGTTTGTCATGTTTACTTCCTAAGAAAACCCCTGCTATATGGGCCAACCAGCAACCTCTTGTGGACTTCAACTGCAAGCACAAATTTATGGGGTCTGGATCCCAGAAGAAAAGAAACACTTAGAGGGATTCTTGCTGTAACTTTCttctgtttctattttcttCCTTTTAGGAAATGCAGAGGACAAACCTGAGGATAAGGTCAAAGACAAAGGTGAGTGTTTCTATTGCGGACCTGGGCTTAAAAGAGTCTAATTGACATTAACTAGAGTTCTCCCAATAAAAACTGTTATGTAAACTTGTGAAAATCTAAGTTGGTCCAAAGTATGCATTCCACAAGAGAAACTCCCCACACATTATTGCAGTGTGGAATATCACAGAGAAACCGCATCGTCGCCGTCCTGTACTTTAATAAAGTCCTCTTCATTGTTTCAGCCAAAAAGAAGCCCAAGCTCCTGAATAAATTTGAGAAAACCATCAAGAGCGAGATTGATGCGGCGGAGAAGCTACGCAAAAAGGTAGTCTGGGAGGATTTCAGTGATCATGTTCTTATCTTGAATATTGGCCAATCAATCCTTACCTCTGGATGTCTCCTCACCACACAGGGGAAGGTGGAGGAAGCTGCCCGTGCCTTTGACAGTCTAGTTCAGCAGTACCCCCAGAGTCCCCGGTGTCTCTATGGAAAGGCCCTGGTGAGAACCTTTAACATCCAGGCGTGGCCTATCATTTCGCACTTAAACACCTTGAAATCTTCTAGGCGGTGTAAGCACATGTTATGTCTGGTCTTCGGCTGTGGTCTTTGGCTGTGTTCCCCTCGTGTCATGTGTTGTCTTTGGCTGTGTTTCCTCCCGCATGTCCAGGCTGAAGATGATCTTGCAGAAAAGATGCGCAGCAACGAAATGCTGCAGAAGGCCATCAGCACATACAAGGAGGCGTCAGAGTTGCCCAACGCTACACCTGACCTTATCAAAGCCGCCCTGAAGAAACGTGCTGAGCGTCAGCAGTTTCTAGGTAACCCACAGAGCCAAGTACGATGAGGTGCCCTCACGGAAACCTACATAAATATGTGTGCGTATTAAGGGGAGACACTGTTCgactatacattttctttgttactCAGGGCCTACTAAGATCACCAGCTTCCTTGAGATTTACTATGCTTTTTGCGATGTTTATGTAAAAAGGTGCATCAAAATTCTAAACGGATTAATATTTTGCATTGCCTGCTGTTTTTTGTAGTCATGTAGGCAGTGACACACAAGGTCTAGAATCAGAAGTCGAAGGGGGCTTTTGGATCCATGTACATGTTAGAAATTCATCAAAGACGCTAAGGACATAACTGACTCCCAGCTAGCTGATGCTACTTCTTCTGAAACAGCTTTCTTAGCTTGTTTTATGAAGttgtaaacataaaaacatttatgggattcacattcaactgtaggtcataacagaatggcacaatcattaaacaaaacacggcaacaaaaaaacattgactgacccctgttcaaaagtctgcatacccttagttcttaatactgtgtattgcccccttgaGCATAAATGACAGTGTggagtcttttgtaatagttgtcaactaggccccgaattcttgcaggtggtatagctgcccattcgtcttccaggtcatgcaaagtctttggtcgtcttgtatGAACCACATGaaccagagtggctcgatgatattaaggtcaggagactgagatgaccactccagaacctttacctttttctgctgtaaccactacagggtcaacttggccttgtgcttagggtcattgttgtgctggaaagtccaagagtgtcccatgcgcagcttttgggcagaagaatgcaaattgcctgccagtattttctgataacatgctgcattcatcatgCCATCAATTTctacaagattccccatgccttaagctcacacacccccaaaacatcagtgagccacaaccatgcttgacagtggggatggtattctgttcactataggccttgttgacccctctccaaacatagtgcttatggttgtgatcataatgctctattttggtctcgtcactccaaattacagtgtgccagaagctgtgtggtgtgtcaaggtgttgtcgggcatgtTGTTACCAGGctgttttttgtggcattgacacagtaaaggcttctttctggcaactcgaccttGCAGCTCATTtgtgttcaagtatcgtcgtattgtgctccttgaaacaaccacaaccgtctttttccagtgcagcttgtatttctcctgaggttacctgtgggttgttctttgtatcccgaacaattcttctggcagttttggctgaaatctttcttggtccaCCTGACCTttgtatccttttccatctttataaagttaccTTGTTTACCTTGTTacgtaggtcttttgacagttcttttctgctctccatggctcagtatctagcctgctcagtgcatccacatgagagctaacaaactcattgactatttatacacagacattaattgcagtttaaaaagccacaggtgtgggaaattcccctttaattaccattttcacctgtgtgtgtcaccttgtgtgtctataacaagccaaacattcaagggtatgtaaaatTTAGATCTGGGCCATCCCCTCTGCAAAACGTGACTTAGTACTTGGGGATCTtgaggcagctgggaccatggtcaccaagaaaacaattggtaacacactaacccgtgaaggactgaaatcctgcagcacccgcaaggtccccctgcatgaagaaagcacatgtacagacccgtctgaagtttgccaatgaacatctgaatgattcagaggagaactgggtgaaagtgttgtggtcagatgagaccaaaatcaagctctttggcatcaactcaactcgctgtgtttggagtaGGAGGattgctgcctatgacccccaagaacaccatccccaccgtcaaacctggaggtggaaacatgatgctttggggtgtttttctgctaaggggacaggacaacttcactgcatcaaagggatgatggacggggtcatgtaccatcaaataggtgaaaacctccttccctcaaccaGGTCATTGAAAAtaggtcgtggatgggtattccagcatgacaatgactcaaaacacacagccaaggcaacaaagttgtggctcaagaagaagcacattaaggtcctggagtggcctaaccagtctccagaccttaatcccatagaaaatctgtggtgGGAGCTGAAGGTTGGAGTTGACAAatgtcagccttgaaaccttaatgtcttggagaagatctgcaaatagcagtgggacaaaatccctcctgagatgtgggcaaacctggtggccaactacaagaaacgccTGACCTGtgtgattgccaacaaaggttttGCCAGAACTAAGTCATATTTTGctgaggggtcgaatacttatttcactaattaaaatgcaaatcaatttgacatgtgtttctcacagttcaaataaacctaccattaaaattatagactgatcatttctttgtcagtgggcaaacgtacaatcagcaggggatcattTCCCCCCTCACTTTATATCAACAGATGCTGTGTGAATATCTTCACTTCATGTTTGTTTCTGGGCCTTTTTTCTTCAGTAATTTGTTTAATCATTCTTTATTCATCCATTCTTTGGTCATCCTGTTATAATTCCAGAATGTATCCGATGTGGATAAGAATGCCCTTGAATCTAAGTGTACAATCCTATTGCCTTAGTTTAAATTCAATAATTATGTGACTCAGGTTCATGGGACTGGGTAAAGCGGTATTAGCGGTGTCCTTTCATGAAGGCTATTGAGGATTTAATGATTCATTACACATTCACATTTCTGTCGTTTCGCCAACACTCTTATCCCAATTAGGGTTAAGTACCTTTGCTCGGTGGCACATCAACAGATTTTCCACCTTGGCACAGAAATATTACTGCCATGCCGCTGGCCTCCGGGATTTTGGAGAATTTCGAATTGACATGACTTTGGAGTCTCTTTGTACAGAGGGTGTGACCTTTCGTCTGGTGCAGGTCGTATGAGGGGGGCTTTGGCCACAATGGAGAAGCTGGTACAGCTGTTCCCTGAGGACATGTCCCTGAAGAATGACCTCGGTGTGGCCCATCTGCTCATCGGAGACAACAAAGGTGCCAAGAGGGTCTACGAGGAGGTACATCACCTGACGTTTTGGAGCTTTGCTTGTTTACGCTGAAACAGTGTTATAGATCTAGAAATGCTCAGTTGACTTAAGgttacttaaaaaaacaaaagggaaTTCACCCTATTGTAACATTTTCAGTAGGGAGGTATCAATGAGTGTCCTGACGGGTTGTTTGATTCAAATGATTTCTGATGTCCTTTGTCCTGGTAGGTGTTGGCCTTGGCACCGAGCGATGGCTTTGCCAAGGTCCATTACGGCTTCATCCTCAAGTCCGAAAATAAGATCGCAGAATGCATTCCCTTCCTGAGGGTCAGTGCCCTGTGAATAACACATTAGTAATGACATGCAATCAAACCGTTCTCGGGATGTTGAATGGCGTCTCCCTGTGCTGCAGGATGGGTTAGAATCGGGAGACCCTGGCACAGATGATGGCAGGTTTTACTTCCACCTCGGCGACGCTTTACAAAGACTGGGAGATGACACTGTGAGTATGACTTTGATGACTGGCAGTAAGCGACATCAATTCAATGTTAAATACATGTGCATctcaaagaaatacatttgttaattgttttgccggaattcaaatcaaaaagtgacaccttcatgtattctagattcattacacatgaaatgaaacatttctaGCTTTTTCTGTTTAAATCTTGATGATTgatgatgaaataaaaaatccagtatctcaaaatattagaataaacatttataatactGAAaagtcgacctgagaagagctctaatctgCTAATTAGCTCAAAACATCTGCAGAGATTTCCTAAGTATCTCAATTTATGgactcaatacttggtcggtGCTCCTTTTGCgcaaattactgcatcaatgcggtGTGGcgtggaggcaatcagcctgtggcactgctgaggtgttatggaagcgtGTTGTTATGTTGCTTTGATTGAGGCCTTCAGTTtgcctgtgttgttgggtctgttgCATCTCATTTTCcccttcacaataccccatagattctctatggagttcaggtcaggcgagttggctggcccATCAAGCACAGTGATACCatggcagcaaaccagttaccagccATTACTAGCAGATGGAAGCTAAAAGCACTCTAAAATCTCCtagtagatggctgcattgactctgtacttgataaaacacagtggaccaacaccagcagatgacctggcaccccaaatcactgactgtggaaacttcacactggacttcaagcaacttggattctgtgcctctccactcttcttccagactctgggaccttaatCTCCAAattaaatgcaacatttactttcatctgaagagagtactttggaccactgagcaatggTCCAgctctttttctcctttgcGTAGGTAAGAAacttctgacgttgtctctggttcaggagtggcttgacactaggaatgtaacacttgtagcccatttcctggacatgtctgtgtgtggtggctcttgtgcactgactccagcctcagtcgattccttgtgaagctcccccaagttcttgaatctgCTTTGTTTGaaaatcctctcaaggctgcggtaATCCCTTTTCCTTGtggcaccttttcctaccacacttttccttTCCAGGCAACTTttcatgaatatgctttgatgcagcactctgtgaacagccagccctttgagcagtgaccttctgtggcttaccctcctcatgGCAGGTGTCAAttagtgtcttctggacaactgtcaaggcagcagtcttccccatgattgtggttgtgtgtactggaGGCTCagtgagttaattagctgattagcgCTTTTCTcgggtcaacatttctgtattgtacatttctaattctaatattttgagatattggatttttgatttccatgagatGTTAGCCGTCATCACcgagattgaaacaaaaaaggcttgaaatgttttactttgtgcACATTCatttagaatatatgaaggtgtcactttttgatttaaaTTACAGGGGAAAAAGGAACTTTtcaacaatattcaaatttttggaggtgctgtgtttgtgtttgtgtaaatctgCTCCTTCAGGCCTACTACTGGTATGAGAGAGGACACCAAAGGGGCCACTTTGCTTCTGTATGGCAGCGATCGCTCTACAATGTGGATGGTCTTAAAGCCCAGCCATGGTGGACACCCAAGGAAACTGGCTATGTTGATCTAGTCAAGGTATTGTAGACAGTGATGGTTTTTGTTTCCGTCTTACAGTTGACTGATGGATTTGTTTTCCTGTGGTCCCTTCATTGTGGTAGAAACATCGGGGGGTTGTCTACATCTTGCAGAAGCTGATTCTCCTTTGAGTTTTGAGCTGGGGTAAAGCTGTCTCTGCCGGTCCTCTCCTAGTATGGTAACTGTGTTTCTATGGAACAGACCCTGGAGAGGAACTGGAAAACCATCAGGGATGAGGCCCTCTCAGTTATGGATAAAAACACTGGCCTCTTTCATCCCGAGGAAGAGAACCTCACAGCAAAAGGGATATGGAGCCAGGTTACGCTCTGGCAACAAGGTCAGCCAACAAGCTTACAAAATTATCTGTTAGAAATGCACTTTTACggcaacaacagaaaaaaaacgtgGGTGCCTAAGGAGGTGTCTGACTCTGAACCGGGACTCTAATTCGTAGCGCCTCCCTTCTATTCCTCGACAGGCAAGAAGGCTGGGGAGTCATGCCGCAGTGCTCCAAAGACGTGTAGTTTTTTGGAGCGCTACCCAGAGGCTACAGGCTGCAAGAGGGGACAGGTGGGTAGAGTCACATCAGACACGGAAACGATCGGGTATCACACTGCCACTACTGGAAACGGGACGTCTGCTTGACGCGGATGGATTTCACAGAGGCCCTGACCTCAGCTCTCAGTGATACGTTTCACTTTGTttctctgttaaaaaaaaaagctttattCCTTAATGTATCAGGCTACCATGCCTTTCTGCTGGCTAGCCTGACTTTCtaactatactgtatattatacatGGAaaagatgtacagtatacattatGACTGTGTTCTCTTGGTTCacctcattccctctctcacttccCTCTCCAtgctccttcctccctccctccctgtccctttcttcttcctccactctCGGCCTCCTGTGGCTCACAGATCAAGTTTTCTGTGATGCAGCCTGGTACTCACGTCTGGCCCCACACAGGGCCCACCAACTGCCGTCTCCGCATTCACCTGGGCCTGGTCATCCCGAAGACAGGCTGCAAGATCAGGTGCACCAACGAAACCAGGTAAAATCCTCTACATGCATCAACTCATCCACCTTTTACAATACATCTGTTAACAACATCGACACCGGTGTTCCCGGTACGTGAAGAGGACTTTAGCGTTTTTATGTATCGAAAGCTGGACTTGACAGGCTCTCAAACCGTGGATTCATTAACATAACATGCACTGGTCGCTTCTGTTCCAGGACTTGGGAGGAGGGGAAAGTCCTTATCTTTGACGACTCGTTTGAGCATGAGGTGTGGCAGGATGCTGACAGCTACCGGCTTATCTTCATCGTGGATGTGTGGCACCCCGAGCTCACCCAGTACCAGCGGCAGACACTCTCACCCATTTAAAGACCGTCCCAGCAGAAGCCGACC
The Esox lucius isolate fEsoLuc1 chromosome 21, fEsoLuc1.pri, whole genome shotgun sequence DNA segment above includes these coding regions:
- the unm_hu7910 gene encoding aspartyl/asparaginyl beta-hydroxylase isoform X16; this translates as MAPRKNSRNQAKKEVKPMSVLNKNGVKAEAASASGGGGAKIFTWFIVLALLGVWSSVAVVWLDLVDYDSVMGKLSAYDADGDGDFDVEDAKVLLGVKKSPVSVVPNEGKDESSVEEPVEPVVEDVVKTLDETEKERHLPLSPTQAQKASEGESQDYGEAPAISDAVVQEAEEPEVEAGSFNGVQEEEVDESMDVESEIQDAVPLPPISEDFVPDDSREEMTHPYEDENNAIDTEGELVEEAQPQNTEAESVPEQELDSTVDLKEEPVVMEKKTLQEESEGNAEDKPEDKVKDKAKKKPKLLNKFEKTIKSEIDAAEKLRKKGKVEEAARAFDSLVQQYPQSPRCLYGKALAEDDLAEKMRSNEMLQKAISTYKEASELPNATPDLIKAALKKRAERQQFLGRMRGALATMEKLVQLFPEDMSLKNDLGVAHLLIGDNKGAKRVYEEVLALAPSDGFAKVHYGFILKSENKIAECIPFLRDGLESGDPGTDDGRFYFHLGDALQRLGDDTAYYWYERGHQRGHFASVWQRSLYNVDGLKAQPWWTPKETGYVDLVKTLERNWKTIRDEALSVMDKNTGLFHPEEENLTAKGIWSQVTLWQQGKKAGESCRSAPKTCSFLERYPEATGCKRGQIKFSVMQPGTHVWPHTGPTNCRLRIHLGLVIPKTGCKIRCTNETRTWEEGKVLIFDDSFEHEVWQDADSYRLIFIVDVWHPELTQYQRQTLSPI
- the unm_hu7910 gene encoding aspartyl/asparaginyl beta-hydroxylase isoform X18 — translated: MAPRKNSRNQAKKEVKPMSVLNKNGVKAEAASASGGGGAKIFTWFIVLALLGVWSSVAVVWLDLVDYDSVMARAKEFRFNFSEVLQGKLSAYDADGDGDFDVEDAKVLLGVKKSPVSVVPNEGKDESSVEEPVEPVVEDVVKTLDETEKERHLPLSPTQAQKASEGESQDYGEAPAISDAVVQEAEEPEVEAGSFNGVQEEEDAVPLPPISEDFVPEDENNAIDTEGELVEEAQPQNTEAESVPEQELDSTVDLKEEPVVMEKKTLQEESEGNAEDKPEDKVKDKAKKKPKLLNKFEKTIKSEIDAAEKLRKKGKVEEAARAFDSLVQQYPQSPRCLYGKALAEDDLAEKMRSNEMLQKAISTYKEASELPNATPDLIKAALKKRAERQQFLGRMRGALATMEKLVQLFPEDMSLKNDLGVAHLLIGDNKGAKRVYEEVLALAPSDGFAKVHYGFILKSENKIAECIPFLRDGLESGDPGTDDGRFYFHLGDALQRLGDDTAYYWYERGHQRGHFASVWQRSLYNVDGLKAQPWWTPKETGYVDLVKTLERNWKTIRDEALSVMDKNTGLFHPEEENLTAKGIWSQVTLWQQGKKAGESCRSAPKTCSFLERYPEATGCKRGQIKFSVMQPGTHVWPHTGPTNCRLRIHLGLVIPKTGCKIRCTNETRTWEEGKVLIFDDSFEHEVWQDADSYRLIFIVDVWHPELTQYQRQTLSPI